The sequence AGGACGCCGTGCGGGAACTCGCCCTGAAATCATCCAGGACGATTGCGAGACTGGCTGGCGAGGCGGTCAGGCGGATCCATCGCGGCGAGGACATGATAGACCTCCTGCGGGAGGTGCGTGACCGGAACGGAGAGCTCTCGTCTGCTCTTCGGGACCATCTTGACATCTATTATGCCGGGTACATAGAGAACGCTCATCAGGAGCTCGCGGAGGTGAGCATCCTGCATTCGATAGTCGAGAACAAGCCCCTGCCCACACCGAGCGACCTCGAGGTGACGGACAAGGCCTATCTGATGGGCTTCGGGGACGTCGTCGGTGAGCTCAGACGGATCACGCTGGATGCCTTGAAGAGGGGAGACGCCGACGCCGCCAACAAGCACCTCCAGCAGATGGAGGAGATATTCACGGTGCTCATGAGGTTCGACTTCCCATCTGGGCTTCTCGCCATAAAGAGGAAGCAGGACATCGCCCGGAGGCTGCTTGAGAAGACGAGGGGAGAGGTGGCCGTGGCCACCTACGGGAAGTCGCTAGAAGAAAAGATGGACGACCTCTTGGACAAGCTCTAGGGCCTTCTCTTGGGCTTCGAAATCAGCCACATCGCGGCCAGCAAGGCCAGTGCGACGATGAGAGCCACGAGTATCCAAGTGATGTAGTTCACTCCGCCCCCAACGTAGAAGTATGAGATGGCGACCGAATCCCCTGCGTTCTCATCGATCGTACCGTCCCTGTCCAAGTCGACGACGACGGTGAGCGTGTACTGCCCTTCTTCAGGGTCTGCGATTATCCAGTCGAACGAGGCGTATTCGCTCTTTCCGGGAGCAATGGATTCTATCGTGGAACTTCCCAC is a genomic window of Candidatus Thermoplasmatota archaeon containing:
- a CDS encoding translin family protein; the encoded protein is MSMENLEGIIEGMEARLDEKDAVRELALKSSRTIARLAGEAVRRIHRGEDMIDLLREVRDRNGELSSALRDHLDIYYAGYIENAHQELAEVSILHSIVENKPLPTPSDLEVTDKAYLMGFGDVVGELRRITLDALKRGDADAANKHLQQMEEIFTVLMRFDFPSGLLAIKRKQDIARRLLEKTRGEVAVATYGKSLEEKMDDLLDKL